CGGCCTCCACCACGGCACCCCTCCTTGTACGAGAGCGGCTCGGGTAGTCGGGCGGCTCCCGGTCCACCGGCTTCAACGCGCCACCGCGTCAAGGGCTACGGCGGAAGTCCGCCGCAAAGGATGGCAGTTCATGGCAGATCCCGGATGAGATATCCGGTTTGTAGCCAAACACAGCATGGCGGCCCGACCACAGCAGGTACGTTCTTGCCCGCCGGACACACGGGTGATCACGTTGGCACATCAACCGACTCGCTCCCACACCGGCATGGTTCGACGGTTCGCACGAGAGGACCCGGCCATGGCGTCGTCAACGGTGCCCCCACCTCGGCCCGACCGGCCACCCCGGCCCAACCTCGCCTTCCGGCGGCTGCGCGGACAGCGCTCGCCGGCCGAGTTCGCCGCACTGGTACGGCGGGCCGCCCGCGAGATCGGCGAGCAGGTCAGCTGCGACGCACGCTATGTCGGGCGGGTCGAGGCAGGGGAGATCCGCTGCCCCAACTACGCGTACGAACGGGTGTTCCTGCACATGTACCCCGGCCGCACGCTCACCGATCTGGGCTTCGCACCCCGTGCGTCCGTACGTGGACGGGGGGCGCGCGACGCCGAGGACACGCCCCGCGCTCACGCCACGAGCCCGGCCTGCGCCACCGGCGACGCTCCGGGTGCGAGTGAGACGCCCGGGGCGCACGAGCCGTATGACACGCAGAACCCGTACGACACGCACCACGACCACGAGGAGAGCGACGTGCTGCGTCGCGCATTCATGACCCGCGGGGGCGCCACGGTGGCCGCCGCCTCACTCGGCCCCCTGGGGCTCGCCCACGACGCGTCGGCGGCGGACCGTCCCCCGCACCGCGCCGGGGCGAGCGAGGCGGGCGCCCTCGAAGAAGCGGTCCGCAGGATCCGGCTGCTGGACGACCGGCACGGCGCCGACGGTCTCTACCGGCGTGCCGCGGCCCCGCTGCGCGCCGCGTACGCGCTGCTGGACGCCGGGGCGACCCGGCAGGCGACCGCCGACCGGCTGCACTCGGGGGCCGGGGAACTCGCCATCTCCGTAGGCTGGCTGGCGCACGACTCGGGCCGGTTCGACGACGCCCGCTCGCACTACGCGGAGGCGCTCGCGACCGCGCGGATGACCGGGGACCAGGCGCTGGAGGCGCACGCGTTCTGCAACATGGCGTTCCTCGCCCGCGACGCGGGCCGCCCCCGCGAGGCCGTCCGGGCGGCGCAGGCCGCCCAGCGCGTGGCCCGCCCGCTGGGCTCGCCCCGGCTGATGTCGCTGCTCGCGCTGCGCGAGGCGGGCGGCTGGGCGGGCCTCGCCGACCGCACCGGCTGCGAGCAGGCCCTCGCCCAGGCGCACGCCCTCTACGGGCGGGGTTCCACGGACGCCGACCCCGAGTGGATGACCTTCTACGGCGAGGCCGAGCTGGCCGGTCTGGAGGCGCAGTGCTGGTCCACCCTGGGCGACTGGCCGCGGGCGGCCCGGCACGCGGGGCGGGCGGCGAACCTCCAGGACCCCCACTTCAGCCGGAACATCGCGCTGTACACGGCCGAGCTGGCGGACGACCTCGCCCGCTGGGGCCACCCCGACGAGGCGGCGGCGGCCGGGATGCGGGTGCTGGATCTGCTGGACCAGGTCCAGTCGTCGCGCATCCAGACGATGCTGGCGGGAACGGCGCGCGTGCTGCTGCCGCACCGGCGGGCCGGCGGCGTGTCGACGTTCCTGGAACGGCACGCCTCTTCACCGCGGATGGCCTGAGACCGAACCTGAGACCGAGCCTGAGCCTGAGACCGAACCTGAGCCTGAGACCCAGCCTGAGCCTGAGACCGAATCTGATGCCGAACCTACCGAGCCTGAGACCGTGGGAAACGCCCTGTCACGCGAGATGCCCCAGGTCGTTCCAGCTCTCGATCGCCGGTTCCCCGTAGGCCCAGCCCAGCGTCGACAGCGACGTCGGGTTCAGCCGGATGCGGGCCGCGAAGTCCAGCGGCAGGCCCAGCCACCGCGCCCCGATGGACCGCAGGATGTGCCCGTGCGCGAAGACCAGCACGTCCCGGTCGGCCGAGCGCGCCCAGGCGACGACCTCGTCCGCGCGGGCGGTCACCTCGGCGAGGCTCTCGCCGTCGGGGACGCCGTCGCGCCAGATGAGCCAGCCGGGCCGCACGGCCTGGATCTCGGCGGGCGTCATGCCCTCGTACGCGCCGTAGTGCCACTCCATGAGCGTGTCCCAGGACGTGGCCCGCTCGCCGAAGCCGGCGAGTTCGCACGTGTCCCGCGCGCGGGACAGCGGGCTGGTGCGTATCTCCACGTCCGCGAGGCCGTCGTAGGGCGCGCGGTGCAGCCGTTCGCCGAGCAGCTTGGCGCCGCGGCGGCCCTCCTCCAGGAGGGGCACGTCGGTCCTGCCGGTGTGCTTTCCGGACAGCGACCACTCCGTCTGTCCGTGCCGGGCCAGCAGGATGCGCGGTGCCATGGGGGACCTTTCCGGGGAGACCCGAGGGAGAACCAGCGGGAAGTCAGGGGCGGTACCCCTCCATCATCGCTCACCCTGAAGAGGGGCAACCCGGCGGGCGATCTCGGCGTCTTTGAGGTCCGAGGGCGCTCGAAGCGGGCGCGTACATACGCCGTAAAGTGGCACGTCCGTGCCGTCGGCGGCGCAGCGACGAAAAGCGACAAGAAGCCACATGAAGGGGGAGGCGATCGGATGCCGCAGACCGAGACACCAGGCACCGAGGCGGCCTCGCGGACCCGGCTGCGCTGGTGGACGGAGCTGCCGCTGATCCTGCTGGTGTACGCCTGCTACTCCGCCGGCCGACTGCTCGCGCGGGGCGACGTCTCCGCCGCGGTCGACCACGGACTGGCGATCCTGCGCGTCGAGAAGGCCCTGCGCCTCAACGCCGAGCACCCGCTGAACCGCCTCTTCACCCAGCACGCCTGGCTCGGCGTCCCGGCCGACTTCTGGTACGCGTCGCTGCACTACGTGGTCACGCCCGCGATCCTGGTCTGGCTGTTCCGCTCGCGCTCCGCCCACTACCGGGCGGCCCGCACCTGGCTGATGACGTCCACCTTCATGGGCCTCATCGGCTTCACCCTGCTGCCCACCTGCCCGCCCCGCCTGCTCACGGCGGGCCACGGCTTCGTGGACACGATGGCCCAGTACAGCTCGTACGGCTGGTGGGGCGGCGAGGCCAGCGCGCCGCGCGGCATGGGCGGCATGACGAACCAGTACGCGGCCATGCCGAGTCTGCACGTGGGCTGGGCGCTGTGGTGCGGAGTGATGCTGTGGCGCCACGGCGGCACGCGTACGGCGAAGACGGCCGGCGTCCTCTACCCGCTGCTGACGACGGTCGTGGTCATGGGCACCGCGAACCACTACTTCCTCGACGCGGCCGCGGGCGCGGCCGTGATGGGGGTCGGGTTCCTGCTGGCGCCGCTCGTGATGCGGACCGCCGACCGGATCCGGACCTCGTTCACGGCGGGTCGCACCCCGGCGGCCTCGGCAGCCTCGTCGGACCTGTCGCTCCCGTCGGACCCGTCGAACCCGTCGGTCCCGGCAGGCTCTGTGGGCGCGAACGCCTCGATTGTCAGTGGCGGATGCCAGACTTCCCCGGGTGAGCGAATTCCACGGCAGCGCGAGTCACGGTTCGGGGCGGACCCCGACCCGGACGCCTCTCCCACGGACGCGGGGGACGGCGCTCCGGCAGCGGCTCGCTGAGCTGCGCGGTCCCGACGTACCGGCCAAGGCGCTGGACGCCCGTGCCCTCGCGGCGCTCGCCGCGAACCCCGGCTGCGAGCGGCGCGCGATCCTCGACGGGGCCGGCGTGGACAAGGCGGCGCTGGCGGGCGCGCTGGGCTCGCCGTCGACGTTCGGCCAGTCGCAGTTCGCCCTCACCCGCGGGAACGCGTTCGAGGCGAAGGTGAAGGCGGACGGCGGCGCGGAACTGCTGCGACTGGTCCGGGAGCGGCTGGATCCCGGCGCCGAGCCGCCGACCGGGGCGGCCGTGCCCGACCTGGCCGCGATCGGCCCCGAGGGCCGCACCGCGCGCACCGCGCTGGCGCTGCGCGAGGCCGCCGAGAAGAGCCGCGGCGGCTGGACGCTCCTCGACCACCCGATGCTCGCGCTCGACGTCGCCGGCTCCCCCGCCTTCCTGGAGCCGGACGCGGTGGTGGTGCACCCGGACGGCAGCTGGACGGTCGTGGAGATCAAGTCCTTCCCGATGCTGGACGGTTCGGCGGACCCGGCGAAGGTCGGCGCGGCCGCCCGCCAGGCCGCGGTGTACGTGCTGGCGCTGGAGCAGGTCGCCGCCCGCCTCGACCCGGCGCCCAGGGTCCGCCACCGGGTCCTCCTCGTCTGCCCCAAGGACTTCTCCAACCTGCCCACCGCGTCCGCCGTGGACGTCCGCAAGCAGCGCGCGGTGACCAGCCGCCAGCTGGCCCGCCTCACCCGCGTCGAGGACATCGCCGACGCCCTCCCCCAGGGGACCTGCTTCTCCCCCGAGCTGCCCGCCGAGGAGCTCACGGCGGCCGTCGAGGCGGTCCCGGCGGCCTACGCACCGGAGTGCCTGGCCGCGTGCGAGCTGGCGTTCCACTGCCGCGACCGCTCCCGCGCGGCCGGCGCGGTGACCTCCCTGGGCCGCTCGGTCCGCGCCGACCTCGGCGGGCTGACGACGGTCGAGGACGTCCTGGCGGCCGCGCACGGAACGGCCGGCGACCCCACGGACCCGGCGGTGGCCGCCCTACGCAGAGCGGCCCGCCTGCGCGCCGAGGCACTCGGTCAGCAGACCGCCCGGTCGGCCCCCGCGCCTCAGGACGCGCCGACGGCTCAGGAGGCGGTGTGTCGCTGATCGCCACCCTCGCCCGCCTCGAGGCCGTCGCCACCGGCCGCGCCCAGCCCACCGCCACCGTCCGCCACCGCCGCCTGTCCGAGCGCCCCCTGGTCTTCGTGCCGCTGACGACCGCCGGTGAGGCCGGCGCCCCGCTCGGCGCACTGGTCGGCACCGACCGGAACGCGCCCCGGCTGCTCGTCGTCCCGCAGCCGCGCGACCGCGACCTCAGGTTCGCGTTCCTGGCCGAACTGGCGGACGTGCTCCTGCCGTACATCGACTCCTACGCGGACGTCGTCGAGGCCGCCGAGCGCAGCGAGACCGACCCGGAGACCGGCAAGCGCGTCAAGGTCGAGGTCGAGCTGTGCGCCGACGCCCCCCAGCTGATCGTCCCGAGCCGCGCGGGCGTCGACCTCGTACGCCTCCTCGGCCGCTCCATGCGCTTCCGGCGTACGGCGGAGCAGGACCCCCAGACGCCGTATCCCGCTCCCCCGCGCGTGCCGCTGCTCGGGCGGTGGCTGACCCACTTCGGGGAGCGGGCCCGGGTGCCCGGATCGTCGCTGCTGCTGGCGCTCACCGAGGTGCTGGGCCGGCACTGGGCGAGTGGACAGTCCAGCCTGGAGGACCAGCATCTGGGCGCGCTGCTCGCCTGGATCGACCCGCCGCAGGGGGAGCGGGGCGCCGAGGCCGCGCTGCGGGCGGAGCTCGCGCGGGACGCCGACGGCCAGCTGCTATGCCCGCCGGCCGGTCCGGCCACCGACCCGGCGTTCGACAACAAACTGCTCGCCCCGGCCTTCGAGCGCTACGACCGCGCGCGCACCGCCCTGGCCGCCGCCGAGGACGGGCTGCAGGCCGACGACCGGCTGGCCGTGCTGAGCGCCGCCGAGCGCGAGGTCCGCGAGCTGGTGAGCAGCCGTACCCTGCCCACCTGGGACGCGGTGTGGCACGGCCTGGACCTGCTGCGGACGCTGCCCGAGGGAGCGCACGTCGAGGAGCGGTGGACGCGCGACCGCTGGTCGTTCACCGGCCACCGCGACCGCGTCGTCGCCGGCGAGCCCCCGCAGCCGCGCCGCGACGACGCGGTCACCGCCGCCAACAAGCTCGCCACGCGCGAGCGCGAACAGGCCCGGCTGGAGGCCCAGGAGGCGCTGGACGACCCGCTGGTGATGGCGGGGCGGCGGCTGAACGGGGAGGCGTTCGCGGGCGAGGTCGTCGACGTCGTCATGACGTACAGCGAGGGCAAGCGGCCCAGCCCGCGCCCGCTGATCACGGTGCGCACGGACGACCGGCCGTATCTCGGGGAGCGGGCGAAGGCGTTCCGGTCGCTGGGCGGGAAACCGCAGGCCGTCGAGTTCGTGGGGCGGGAAGGCGAGCCCGACGAAGACGGGGCGGACGGGGCGGGGCTGCTGGTGCTGCGGATCGTCGACAAGATGGGCCGCGGCAAGGAGCCCGAGGAGGGGTCGGTGCCCGCGCGGGGCGACCGGCTGTGCTTCACGCTCTTCGAGCACGAGCAGCGCGGCGGCGCCAAGCTGCCCGACCCGGAGGAGACGCCGTGGACGCACGGCGGGCCGCCCGGGGAGCAGGCGCCCGAAGCGCCGGATTCCGTCACCCAGGAGGACGTGCTGTGACCGCCCAGACCGCATTCGATCCGGGCGCCGCGGCCGGCCGTGCCACCGACGCGATCCTGCGCGACACCCTGCACGGCACCGCGCGCGGTGTGGTCGTCGACTCCCCGCCCGGCGCCGGCAAGTCGACGCTCGTCGTCCGCGCCGCGCTCGAACTCGCCGACGCGGGGCGCTCGCTGATGGTCGTCGCGCAGACCAACGCCCAGGTCGACGACCTCGTCCTGCGGCTCGCCGAGAAGAACCCCGAGCTGCCCGTCGGCCGCCTGCACAGCAGTGACGCCGACCCGTACGACAAGGCGCTGGACGACCTGCCCGCCGTACGGAAGTCGGCGAAGGCCGGGGATCTGGCGGGGCTTCCGGTGGTGATCTCCACGGCGGCCAAGTGGGCGCATGTGAAGGTCGACGAGCCGTGGCGGCACGCGATCGTGGACGAGGCGTACCAGATGCGGTCGGACGGGCTGCTGGCCGTGGCCGGGCTGTTCGAGCGGGCGCTGTTCGTGGGCGACCCCGGGCAGCTGGACCCGTTCGCGATCGTGGGCAGCGAGCAGTGGGCGGGGCTGTCGTACGACCCGTCGGCGTCAGCGGTGTCGACGCTGCTCGCGCACAACCCCGAGCTGCCCCAGCACCGGCTGCCGGTGTCCTGGCGGCTCCCGGCGTCCGCCGCGCCGCTGGTCTCCGACGCGTTCTACCCGTACACCCCGTTCCGCAGCGGCACCGGGCACGGCGACCGGCGGCTCTCCTTCGCCGTCCCCTCCGACGGCTCCGGGCCCGACCGGGTGATCGACGAGGCGGCTCAGGCCGGCTGGGGCCTGCTGGAGCTGCCCGCGCGCCACACGCCCCGCACGGACCCGGAGGCGGTGCGCGCGCTCGCCACGGTCGTACGACGCCTGCTGGACCGCGGCGGCGCGGCCACCTCGGAACGCTCCCCGCACCCCACCCCCCTGACCGCCGACCGGGTCGCCGTCGGCACGGCCCACCGCGACCAGGCGGCGGCGGTGCGGGCGGCCCTGGCCGAGCTGGGCGTCACGGACGTCACCGTGGACACCGCGAACCGGCTCCAGGGCATGGAGTTCGACGTCACCGTGATCCTCCACCCCCTCTCCGGCCGCCCCGACGCCACCGCCTTCCACCTGGAGACAGGCCGCCTCTGCGTCCTCGCCTCCCGCCACCGCCACGCCTGCGTGGTGGTCTGCCGAGCAGGCGTCACCGACCTCCTGGACGACTACCCGTCGACGGAACCGGTCCAACTGGGGACGGTCGTGAAGTTCCCGGACGGCTGGGAGGCGAACCACGCGGTCCTGGCACATCTGGCGGAACACCGGGTGACCTGGAGACCATGACCGACGATCGGCGCCTCCCCGACCGGCACCGGGCCCAACACCTCCCACCCGCCGGACGGAGTCCGGCACACCGCCGCAGGCGGCCGATGAACACAGCCCCGACGGCTGGGAGGCGAACCACGCGGTCCTGGCACATCTGGCGGAACACCGGGTGGCTTGGCGGCACTGATCTGTGGGGAACATCGCGGGGGTGGGATGGCTTGAGAAGGCTGGGCCGAGGGCCCCTTGCGTCGGCGGGGGACAATGGAAGGCGGTCCGCATCCGAACCGTACGAGGAGGATCAGACATGGCGGAGCCCACGCCGCGTCGGAACGAACCGCGGCTACGCCCCGCGCCCCTGCTCTTCGAGCCGGCCGAGGCGGCCGGCGATCCGGAGCACTTCTTCGATCTGGAGTCGATAGACGATCCGGGCGCGCTGCTGGCACGGGCGACGGAGCTGACGCTCGCGTTCCGGGCGGCGGCCGACCGGGCCGTGGAGTTCCAGGCCATGGCGGCCGCGCAGCTCGCCGATCCGCGCCGGTTCGACCGGCTGACGGACGCGGACATCGCCGAGCGGGCCGAGTGGACCGAGGACTACGCGAAGAAGATGGTCGAGTTCGGCCGGGATCTGCTGCGCGGCGACGCGGAGGGGCGGGGGCACGCCGACCCCGTGTGAGCCGCCCCTGAAACCCGCCCGCGGACATCGACCCTGGCATATGCCGACCGGGCAAGATACTCCCTCTCACCCCCTCCCGTCCCGATTTCCCGCAACCCTGTGAAACCGACCGCTCACCCCCGGTAGACCTGGCGGTATGAGCAGCACTGGGGACGCGACCTTCACCGACCGCACCGACACCGCCGACGCCGCCGGGGTCACCTCGGACGGCGCCGCCTGGCTGGCCTCCGCCGGAACGTATCCGCGCAGCACCCTCGCCCTCTGGGAGGAGCGGCCGCAGGCCCCGGTCGTGCTGCCGTGCGGATCGGTGTTCGACATCGTGAGCGCGCCGGCGATGTTCGGGCGGCTGATGCTGGACCGACTGTGGGGCGAGGGGCCGGGCTCCGGTCCGGTGGCCGCGTTCCGCGGGCGGACGCTGCTGTTCGCCTCGCCGGGCACCGCCCAGCGGCTGCCCTCGCTGCTGGAGTGGGAGGAGTGGAGCGCGGACGGGCGCCAGGACGGCCGTACGGGCTCGGTGCCGCCGTTGCTGTGCC
This window of the Streptomyces sp. NBC_01275 genome carries:
- a CDS encoding phosphatase PAP2 family protein translates to MPQTETPGTEAASRTRLRWWTELPLILLVYACYSAGRLLARGDVSAAVDHGLAILRVEKALRLNAEHPLNRLFTQHAWLGVPADFWYASLHYVVTPAILVWLFRSRSAHYRAARTWLMTSTFMGLIGFTLLPTCPPRLLTAGHGFVDTMAQYSSYGWWGGEASAPRGMGGMTNQYAAMPSLHVGWALWCGVMLWRHGGTRTAKTAGVLYPLLTTVVVMGTANHYFLDAAAGAAVMGVGFLLAPLVMRTADRIRTSFTAGRTPAASAASSDLSLPSDPSNPSVPAGSVGANASIVSGGCQTSPGERIPRQRESRFGADPDPDASPTDAGDGAPAAAR
- a CDS encoding tetratricopeptide repeat protein; amino-acid sequence: MASSTVPPPRPDRPPRPNLAFRRLRGQRSPAEFAALVRRAAREIGEQVSCDARYVGRVEAGEIRCPNYAYERVFLHMYPGRTLTDLGFAPRASVRGRGARDAEDTPRAHATSPACATGDAPGASETPGAHEPYDTQNPYDTHHDHEESDVLRRAFMTRGGATVAAASLGPLGLAHDASAADRPPHRAGASEAGALEEAVRRIRLLDDRHGADGLYRRAAAPLRAAYALLDAGATRQATADRLHSGAGELAISVGWLAHDSGRFDDARSHYAEALATARMTGDQALEAHAFCNMAFLARDAGRPREAVRAAQAAQRVARPLGSPRLMSLLALREAGGWAGLADRTGCEQALAQAHALYGRGSTDADPEWMTFYGEAELAGLEAQCWSTLGDWPRAARHAGRAANLQDPHFSRNIALYTAELADDLARWGHPDEAAAAGMRVLDLLDQVQSSRIQTMLAGTARVLLPHRRAGGVSTFLERHASSPRMA
- a CDS encoding bifunctional DNA primase/polymerase; its protein translation is MSSTGDATFTDRTDTADAAGVTSDGAAWLASAGTYPRSTLALWEERPQAPVVLPCGSVFDIVSAPAMFGRLMLDRLWGEGPGSGPVAAFRGRTLLFASPGTAQRLPSLLEWEEWSADGRQDGRTGSVPPLLCHGNGDAVTVPALTPAAEGSVTRWMVAPDARHPWLPGPEILLWAAVRAARAAVRISIFPPQDQDAKVYDVSRRR
- a CDS encoding histidine phosphatase family protein yields the protein MAPRILLARHGQTEWSLSGKHTGRTDVPLLEEGRRGAKLLGERLHRAPYDGLADVEIRTSPLSRARDTCELAGFGERATSWDTLMEWHYGAYEGMTPAEIQAVRPGWLIWRDGVPDGESLAEVTARADEVVAWARSADRDVLVFAHGHILRSIGARWLGLPLDFAARIRLNPTSLSTLGWAYGEPAIESWNDLGHLA
- a CDS encoding AAA family ATPase, yielding MTAQTAFDPGAAAGRATDAILRDTLHGTARGVVVDSPPGAGKSTLVVRAALELADAGRSLMVVAQTNAQVDDLVLRLAEKNPELPVGRLHSSDADPYDKALDDLPAVRKSAKAGDLAGLPVVISTAAKWAHVKVDEPWRHAIVDEAYQMRSDGLLAVAGLFERALFVGDPGQLDPFAIVGSEQWAGLSYDPSASAVSTLLAHNPELPQHRLPVSWRLPASAAPLVSDAFYPYTPFRSGTGHGDRRLSFAVPSDGSGPDRVIDEAAQAGWGLLELPARHTPRTDPEAVRALATVVRRLLDRGGAATSERSPHPTPLTADRVAVGTAHRDQAAAVRAALAELGVTDVTVDTANRLQGMEFDVTVILHPLSGRPDATAFHLETGRLCVLASRHRHACVVVCRAGVTDLLDDYPSTEPVQLGTVVKFPDGWEANHAVLAHLAEHRVTWRP